Genomic DNA from Salvelinus sp. IW2-2015 unplaced genomic scaffold, ASM291031v2 Un_scaffold959, whole genome shotgun sequence:
acattttgggacagtGTGCCCTAATTAATATGACCCAGGGTCCGTTAGACTGCAACTGCTCGATTCCAAATCCATTTGCAGTCCCTATCCCCCTAGTGCCCAGGCATTTGAAAGGCTAATGGTCTGTAGGTACAAACAATCCTTTTTACATAAATACCCAAGGGCTAGgtttgggtgtgtgcgtgtgtgtgtgtgtgtgggaggaaacAGGACAGTGTGAGTATTTTAACATGGCTGCGCCCACATATGTACCGCAGAACAGCAGACTCTCCCAGTTCCCATGGCAACAGGTAAGTCACTCAGATCTTCTTTAACTTGTTACTTTATGCACGGCGTGTACAATtatcatactttaaaaaaaatacaggacAATTATCTTGCGATTGAACAACAATAACATTTGCATAAATAAAATCAGCCTCGTCTCACAGACATtgatggagcagtggaaaagtttTGGGTTTTAAGATATGCTGCTTAAAGGGGGACTGACTGAACACAACTATTCTGCATGTGTTTTTCTGGTGCTCATTAAGAGAACATGAGATTTgggtcttgggggtgtggttcgatgtgggtgtgttatgttcgTGTTTTGTCCCTCCCGAGTCACCGTAGCAACAACTGTCACTCAGTTCCTccaaatagtcagaattaatctaagataaatcaagaaatctgtaattaattgaCATTTTTGCCAATGTCTTAATAGCACATATTTACATCTGGCTAagttgtttggtgcagtatttctcaagtaagaaAATTTGCATGAAAAACTCATCGGTGCCCTGCATACAGTTTATTTGTCAATGAAGCTAGTAGTAGCTAGCAGGCACATTAAGCAGCCGGGCCAAGTTAGCTAAATCACCTTATAAAGTCACTTGCGAGTGGCGATGTGTGCACTTTGTTGCTTTTTTACAACTTTCTCACtatccagtgtgtctgtctgacagTGTTTGATAGCGAATCATGATACAAAACAGGTCACGGCGGGACACAAGACACTCGCAAATGGAATTTTGACAAATGGCAGCGCATCATCTCAATTCTCATTTTGCCCAAAATTGTGGCAGACTTAAGTGATCACTATCAAAAACATCAGCAATTGGCCACCCCATAAAAGAGCTTAGAGGCCAAATGTTCTTTCAACAACATAACACTGGCGccgtgttgtcttatgtaaacaagtcTGTGGCGCTGCGTAATGGGCAAGTCTGTCTCAATAGCCATGCTCGAGAGCATCAAATCCATGATGCATtgtggtgactgactgatctacaaataataatgagtagttatttatgctGCTaaatgatttgtagatcagtcagtcggcagttGCTTACACTGTCGTCTGCAATGTCGAACAAACCCAATGTCTCTAGGTTCTGGCTGCTATGATTGGATAGAGCGCAGTCAGCGCAGCTGTTTCTCTGTGCATGACAATTCTACCATCTTGTGTCAGTGAGAAAGTGGGCATCATTGTAATCCAAGCCCAACCCTCATGTAAGTCATGACGAACTCCATTACACAAATctcacaaaactctgttttggaaTATACTGACTtatatgaccaaaattatcctacttACACTTCAGTCAATTTTGGCACAAACAAATGTTTGACTAATATTGATGCTACATAGGCCGTTTTTAACCTGAGAAGTTGGTTATTAGATTCAGTTGTGCTTTAAAGTTTTGTGGGTAGCCTAATATGGTATCTTTGCAATTAGAGGTAAAACTGTCACACTCAAAGTTGACCCTcagagtagggtgaagttgcccctagacactgatcttgggtcaatTTCGCATTTACCCCAATAATGGGCAAGttaggatagagggaggggaagctgatcctagctCTGTACATAGGGGTAAACGTCACCGCGGAGCATCGACTCTCCTTCTGCTTACCTCTTGATGACTGTACTTCTGTCCTTTGGAGCATGGCTGGATAGTGACAAGTCTGACAACCCATTTTAGCGCAAAATCAAGGTGATCTTATCAAAAACAACCAGAAGTTACAAAAACATGGCACAGCACTTTATCCCAAGTGAGTTTGAAACTGGGCATAGACACACTTCAGACATCTTCCCATGGACATCCCAGAGGCAAACAAACATTTGGAAATGAACGCGGTTCTGAATAATATCCTCAGGTTGTGTTTGGTAAGCGCTATCAAAATGGCGGACATTATTTGTAAAGGGAGATGGGACATGCAAAGCCATTAAGGGAAACGTCTTTAAAGATTTACActgattagattttttatttctaCAGCGAGCACGGATGACACTTGGATGACTAACAAATTAGCTgtaaccatagaattagaataaatCATGACACATCTAAAATATCCACAACGCTCAACAATCAATTCAATAAATGAATTAATGCTCAGAGACCAATGAGACCAATGAGAAACATTACTCCAGCACACACAATTTAGCCTGGAACCCAAACTGATCTGCTTCATTTCACAATATTAGTCATCCCACCGCTGAAACCCATTTGAGCCTATGTCTGTAATGACgggcattataaaaaaaaaaagattaaagtcAGCAATTGGATCACCTTCAACCAATCACAAGATTGTACAGTCTGACCATGTGGGTTTCCATGCTAAAAATAACCCATAGTTCCTGAGAGGATGCTAATTGGACCACTTATTTTCAACCCATTCAAAAGTACTCGGCTAttagggttgcatcccaaatggcaccctattcccttacatAGTTTTGACTAGgaccaaaaagtagtgcactatgtacagAATATGTTGCCATTTAGGACTCAGACAAATAAAGCGTACAGAGAATATATGAGATAAACTGTCATCATATTGAGAATTGAGGTTTCCTCCCAGGACTGCAAAGAAAGACATACATGGTGTACATGACTGTTCATACGTTCATAAGACACTTCTTGGAACACTGTCTTGTCTTCCATGAAGGCCTCTGGGTAGAGGGAAAGAAGAGctgatgtatgtatgtgtgtgtgtgaagggggggGTCACCGGGGAGACAGCACGCTGTTACAGTCCTCCGCCatctcaaacaggaagtgatgcgGTCCACTTCGGCGTGCGATTTCACTGGCCGTCTCCCCGCTATTGCTCCGAAGCTCCGCCTTGATGTGGCGCTGCGATAGGAGGAACTCCAGCGTGTGGGCGGAGCCTGTCCAGGGTGGGAGGCAGCTAGGTGGATCGCTGTGAGGCCACCGTTGGTCTGGGCGTCCAGCTTCGCCCCTTGGCGCAACATGAGGGATGCGGTGGCAACTTGGCCCCAGCGACAGGCGCTGTGTAGGGGCGTCCAGCCGTCGGCAGTGCGGGAGTCAACTTCGGTGCCCGCTGCCAACAGGGTAGAGGTCGTGGCGGCGTGACCTCCGTAGGCCGCACGGTGCAACGGAGTATAGCCGTCCTCGTCCTGGCAATGCGCAAGCAAGGGGTCGACCGAGAGCAGCCGCTTCACCGTTGGCAGCTTaaaggtggcagagagagagaatatttgcATTTTAACTGACCTTTATCGAACTCTTCAACATGTCATGAAACAGCCGAAAGGCAGACGCATTTCATGAAGAATCTAAAAGCAAGGCCGGGAAAAATAGAGACAAAACCCCACCCTGCCCCCTGTTATTGTCTCTGGATCCACAGAGAGAGATGTAAAGTTATTTCTGCACAGGTTTGACAGGGGGAACAAACAAGAGCTCTAGGGGATgatctttcttcctccctcccttccatttATTAAAATCTCACCACCTCTTGATACCAGTgagacacatgacacacacacacaaggacaagGACACACACAGTAATCAGAGGCTTGCTGTGCTGTTCCCATCTTAAGCAGTGATCAGCATTCAAAGCAGAGGGAGAAGTCTAACAGGAGACGCATTCATTAAACTCTCACAGCTCAATCACtgttgatttgaacaaaacattTCTAGAAATATTGGCCCATGATATCAAACTCTTCCAGTGACGAAGACATGGARGTCTCATGATAGGCTGTGGTAAGCAAAacaggtcaactttgagcaccggGATTTGCGACAGAAAGATGTTTGACGAGAcgtcaatttcacaacaatttgGCCCTGGGTGACCAGCTCCAGGATGGTAGGTTCAACGCCAAAACGTGTTGTACGCTTTTAATAAAAGCTTTTCACGTTCACAAGTCTCTCTGGGTAAATTGCAAATCAATAAGTTAAAATTCATCCATACTCAACTACCCTACATTGTAGTGACTTTACGTCGACATGTCCCTTCCCTTGATCTTGGACACATCCCTTGACAAGACCAAAGATCCAGGAAGTTAGGCATGGGAGCGATGGTAAAAGTGCTGGGTCGTATTCACAACacatcaaatgtttgtttttttaattgtcAAAAACTGGGAGGGACTACCTTAACTTGTTTTTGTTGAAAAAGGTTTTcctttgcaaaacgttttgcttcAGTGTGCCATACGTCTGCagcagagggacgagagaggcatgagaaaacaagttttgatcaggaAAACAGATTGTTtctctatttaaaaagaagatggagaagaagctatgaaggaaaaagtTTTGGTGccggtacagccaactagcgcaaaaataatactGCGATAGTGCCAAAAccatatatcgtcaaaaataatataccGATATTTAACTGTATCGACCCCCCCCGATCACTTCTTCACATGCACACGTTCAGATGACTTTTAGTTTCCAACGCTTACTTTGGAGCCTGGTTGGTGCTCAGTGCAGGATAGGTGAGCAatttgtttggaacatcaaatcccAATTAAACCACAGTATCAAATCACAATACATACAGAATTGTCAGAATCGCAACACATATATGCATCGGCACCTAAGTGTCATGATAACATTGTATCGTGagttccctggcaattcccagccctagtgagAAGGTGTGTGTAGTTTGCATGTCACACTCACTCTGTTATTCTCTGCCGCCCACAGCATTAGCTCCTCCGGTCTGTCTTTCAGCTTCTCCTCCTTCTGCTGATACCACTCTTCActcctttccccctcctcctcctcctcctcttcttcgtcTCCCGGCCAGAGGCTGCATGCTCCGCGGGGGATCAGGTGGTCGTGGGTCTTCAGCAGTTCCAGCTGGTTAAAGCTCTCTGGGAACTCCTCCATACTGTACTAACTGCCCATGCACACTCACAGTCTACTCAGAATCTGCTGACATAGAGAGGAGATATCGGGTAATTGATATTAATTATCAACAACTTCATTcacttaggagagagagagaacaatacatCAATATTTACATTTAGGCTACTGTGAGAAAGACCGACAGCTACTTTTTAGTAAGGGATCCGATTTGACTGATCAAcactatatactgaacaaaaatataaaaccgtaacatgtaaagtgttggtcccctgTTTCACGAGCGTAAATAAAAGATCAGAGATTTCacgttgaataaatgaatgtgaaaaaaATGGTATTCCAGAATGTGGACACACTCGATATTTGACAGAACACGATAAGGAGGCTAATGACTCCAagatgtctgtatcatgtacgatTCACAGATCATAGAGtattacaggaggcatgtacatgtctaaaaagggcctaaaatggccactccTCATGATTTCCCCGAAAAAAATTTgtgaaacaaaatgtaaaaagcatgtcaaataTCCTTCCTTCCAATGAAGTtactatgtgagaattgccagaacaattgGAGTTACCAAAGATATTTTTTAGACTACCCTGGTGTGGAATCACCATATTCATTCGAAGTAATTTGTCCCCTTTTGATGTTAGGGATAGGCCCCTGTAGTCATGGAAATGTTGCATTGAGAGATGGGAAGCGGAGAGAGAAGATTGTACAGTCATTATGCATTAACAACTTGATTACTGAAGTAGTGTGTGAGatcaagagaagaaagagaggagatacaACAACTTAGAGAAAGAATTCTGAGCTTGACATAATTATGATTTTAGACTAAGATTACTGaaggtgtgtgtgagaatgagagagagcgaggagacaaTACATCAATATACTTCAACAACTTAATTATGGTACTGTGAGAAAGACCAACAGCTAGAACAAAAAAAGATTATGGTCCTTCTGGGAAATTTCATGCCAGCGTAGCCTAAAATATTTTTGATATCTCCGGTTGTtcctggcaattctcacatagaaacttcattgggaggaaggaggTCTGACAATTTTCgggaacaaaataaatatatataaaaattgagTTTCATtgcgggatattatttttgacgatatcgTATCATATTGTTTTTtacaatatcacaatattatttttgcgctagttagCTGTACCTCCATCTTTTTAATAAGGGAGCCAATTAAACTGATCAAAACCTATTTTCTCATGGCTGTCTTGTCCCTCAGGAGCTGACATATGGTGagtaatatgtttggaacatcaaaaattgcaataaaaaaaattgcagtatcgaatcgcaatacatatagaattgtgagaatcgtaatacatattgtatcggcacataagtatcgtgataatattgtgaggtccctggcaatttgTATCAAACGTTTTtttatcatgatgaaagtggccctttttagacctaaaCTTGGCTCCTGTAAGGACCTATGATCTGTCaactgtacatgatacagacaacattttGGCGTTGTGAAACTCCTTATAGTAtgctctaaaatatggagtatgtcttgATTCTGAAATAAAATTATTCACATTAATGTATTcaacattaaaaatattaatagtaatatTTCAAAACTACCTGTTTGATTTTGTTAAATTTGAAGAGAtgttgtttggaacaatatactctacaagtacatcacatttccagagtgggctctctgctaaTACTGAACGTATGATCAATTTATGAGaaccaccaacacagtgaatgggaaaatggattcaaaagggAACTCCATCTGCTGGTGActtgctgaatgtgcaatcctaaatgagggctgtgattggttaatgacctataatgtaaatttctatgtataaaatggATCATATCATTAAAAATACCAGAGAGCCTACTCTGGAAATGTGAAgtgtttgaagagtatattgCTACAAACAATATGTTGATGGGTTCGGATTTCTAAACTTAATCATTAGTTATAatagagacatgaggggtgccatagTCTAGGGTCTACACCAGCGATTAatgagagagccatggattagtgatgaagggggtcgGGGTCAGGTCACATTATGGGAGGACAGTTTATTGACAGTTATTTTCCTgcatagcaacagagatgtaatgtttagagaggAGGAGATTCCACCCCAAATTggggtatattatatatatatatatataccaccaCTGGTGGAACCATGTTTTTGTCTGTTCAACTGTTAAATCCTttggggtgaataaacttggtttaagctttcatagtgttcAAGTTCATACTCTGATATTTAGAATCTAACAATGTTGAAAAATAGGCCAAATTAGGGTAGTTTTTAGATATATTTATAATGTTGAACGCATTTCTGAAtatttgtatttcagaatctagacatactccatatttgaGAGAACACTAAGGAGTATGATGACACCAAAATGCTGTCTGTCTCATCAACGGTTTCACAGATCATAGagcaaggggtgcacgttttgtttttaaCCCTAGCAcatcacagctgattcaaataaagtaatcatcaagctttgatcatttgaatcagctgtgtagtgttagggcaaacaCCAATACGTGCACCCTTTGAGGTCCCGAGTTTGGGGAACGCTGTCATAGGGTCTTATAGGAGGCATAGGtttaaaaagggcctaaaattgcCACTTTTATCATGATTTCCCAAAATGTGATACAAGTTTacaaagcatgtcaaacatccttcctcctaAGAAGTTagtatgtgagaattgccagaacaatctggagatacaaaaaatattttcacactATGCTGGTGCAAAAATCACCCTATTCATTCAAAGTAATTTGTCCCCTTTTGATGTTAGGGATAGACCCTTGTAGTCATGGAAATGTTGCATTGAGAGATGGGAAGCGGAGAGAAAATATAGTCATTTAGCATTAACAACTTGAttactgagagagagcgagacagacactaaagatatagcctaggcctatttgGGTAATCTGTCCCCATATGTTATCATGGAAATGTACCAATAACATAAATCAGGGTAGCCTAGTCTAATATCGGAGTTTTTCCCAAACGAAGTCAAATGGAAATGAAAGCATATTATGTAAAAAAGCCTAGCCTATCGGATTAGGTTGTTTTAGGATCTAAATCATGAATCCCCATGTGAAGCTAGCCAGAAGGATTAGACACACAGTACTGTGTATGTTCGTAAATTCCCTCTAGTTATCTACTCGGATATCAGAGCACTCTCGTTCGAACAGGGTTGCCACGTCAGCAATTTTCCCATATTTGGGCAACTTTGAAAACTATGTcgcgggtgaaaatgtattggacGCGGGTTTTTGGGCTACTACTAAAGGTGCAGCGTGGCCGTAATGGCATTTCTcttaaaatatatagatatttcactgagacctgctgctgctgactatcaggcagtgagttgctgagtgagtgagtggtggggaGGGCTGTGCGTGAGAGAGCACTGCAGCAGGCAGCTTAGTACACTATTGGCTGAGTCACTTGaatgagaggagacagagcagcaAGCGCGCACGTCGTGACAACTTTTTACCAGTTGTCGGTAGGCCATATTTTTTTCACATGAAACATTAACACGCTAGAACTGATGCGCATCAAAAAAATGGCGACAAAGCACTGGATAGACTTTGGGAgcacaaaaaaacgtttttcaaatcaaattttattggtcacatacatattttttgcagatgttatagcgggtatAGAGAAATACTTACGTTCCTAgctcagtagtatctaacaattcacaaaaatacaaacaaatctaaaagttaaagaatgcaattaggaaatatataaatattaggaagagcaatgtcggagtggcattgacaaatacagtagaatagaatacagtatatacatatgagatgagtaaagcagtatgtaaacattattatagtgactagtgttccattgttaaagtggccaCTGATTCCATATCTATAATATATGgggtagcagcctctaaggtgcaggtttgagtagccgggtggtagccggctagtgatggctatttaacagtctgatggccttgagattgaaaaacagcttctgtctctcggtcccatctttgatgcacctgtactgaccttgccttctagcagggtgaacaggccttgGCTGGGGTGGTttatgtccttgattatctttttgaccttcctgtgacatcgggtgctgtaggtgtcctggagggaaggcagtgtgcccccggtgatgcgttgggcagactgcaccatcctctggagagccctgtggttgcaggcggtgcagtttccgtaccaggcggtgatacagcccgacaggatgctctcaattgtgcatctgtaaaagtttgagggtcttaggggccaagtcaAAGTTCTTCAGTCTGCTGAAGTTGAACAGGTGCTGTTGCGcatttttcaccacactgtctgtgtgagtggaccatttcagattgtcagtgatatgtatgatgaggaacttgaagcgttccaccttctccactgcggtcccgtcgatggtgtgtgctccctctgctgtttcctcaagtccacgatcagctccttcgttttgttgatatTGTGGCTATTTTCTGgtcaccactccgccagggccctcacctcctccctgtaggctgtctcgtcattgttggtaacaaggcttactactgttgtgtcatctgcaaatttgatgattgagttggaggcgtgcgtggccacgcagtcaaagttgaacagggagtacaggagggatctgagcacacacccttgtggggtcactgtgttgaggataagcgaagtggagatgttgtttcctaccttcaccacctggaggcggcccgtcaggaactccaggacccagttgcacagggcagggttcaaacccagggccccgagcttaatgatgaacttggagggtactatggtgttgaaggctgagctttattcaatgaacagcattcttacataggtattcctcttgtccagatgggaaagggcagtgtacagtgcgatggcaattgcattgtctgtggatctattggggcagtaagcaaattgaagtgggtttcAGGTAAGGTAGACGTGATATGattcttaactagcctctcaaaagcactttatgatgaccGAAGTGAGTTCTaaggggcaatagtcatttagttcagtaacctttgctttcttgtgtacaggaacaatggtggacatcttgaagcaagtggggaaagcaccggggatagggagagattgaatatgtcccttAACACTCCAGACAGCTGGTgtgagcatgctctgaggacatggcTAGGAGCCTTgggagggttaacacacttacaTGTCTTAcctacgtcggccacggagaacgagagcaggccgtgtcagtggcacggTTATTCTCAAAGTGGGTGTAGAAGGTGTTTAACTTGTCCAGGAGCAAGGCTACTTTAttatccaaagactgaacattagACAGTAATAAACTCAGAATCAGTGGACGGTGTgcatgcctcctgagtcggactacaAGTCTACTCCGAATACCTCTTTTCCACCGGCAGCGTCTTGgggcagcctctgggataagtttaatttcctggggggtacgaacaaaggatccaatttgggaaagttgtattcctggtcataatgctgtTGAGTTACCGCCACACTGATTTCCAAAATGTatttccagctgtatgtaataacacaaaaaaccttctgggctaataatgtaaacaAAATACTACAAAGTTGcataggagctagaagcagatctGCCAAGCCTGTCTG
This window encodes:
- the ankrd49 gene encoding LOW QUALITY PROTEIN: ankyrin repeat domain-containing protein 49 (The sequence of the model RefSeq protein was modified relative to this genomic sequence to represent the inferred CDS: deleted 2 bases in 1 codon), whose translation is MEEFPESFNQLELLKTHDHLIPRGACSLWPGDEEEEEEEEGERSEEWYQQKEEKLKDRPEELMLWAAENNRLPTVKRLLSVDPLLAHCQDEDGYTPLHRAAYGGHAATTSTLLAAGTEVDSRTADGWTPLHSACRWGQVATASLMLRQGAKLDAQTNGGLTAIHLAASHPTGSAHTLEFLLSQRHIKAELRSNSGETASEIARRSGPHHFLFEMAEDCNSVLSPR